One Ignavibacterium album JCM 16511 genomic region harbors:
- a CDS encoding glycosyltransferase, whose protein sequence is MKKVLFITYYWPPSEKASLHWPLDIMNHIQKFGWQPIVLTTKDETFTQKDESLLRKVNPDWLVIKAKAIEPFNLYRRFIGKKPDEKLIASETISLENKSLAHKISIWIRMNLFIPDARIGWYLPAVREASKFLSREKIDAIVSIGPPHTTHLVAKKLSCKFGIPFFPVFIDPWVDIAYYRNFKRNKLTLFIDNYLEKSVIEKSAKVIFVTQSMKEDYLNKYPQIKDKSYVLYWGYNEDDFRSLPLNPLPKEGDFLNFKVIVHAGNIFDYQNPEMLWKEVAVRVKQGEKFKIRFIGTVSPLIKQSIRNYGLESITEYVGFLPYKEMLTELFKADYLLVCATEKRHVPGKLFEYIRIGKPIIAFGNDNKEVEDILTQSGLGKLFRYDEEAKEIFENEMQREINTEKVKQFDRRVIAEELVRILDN, encoded by the coding sequence ATGAAAAAAGTTTTGTTCATAACATATTATTGGCCTCCTTCAGAAAAAGCTTCTCTTCATTGGCCTTTAGATATTATGAACCACATTCAAAAATTTGGATGGCAACCGATTGTTTTAACTACAAAGGATGAAACTTTCACACAAAAAGATGAAAGTCTTCTCAGAAAAGTAAATCCCGATTGGCTCGTGATTAAAGCTAAAGCAATCGAGCCATTTAATCTTTACAGAAGATTCATCGGGAAAAAACCTGATGAAAAACTTATCGCTTCCGAAACAATCTCATTGGAAAATAAAAGTCTTGCTCATAAAATTTCTATTTGGATAAGAATGAATCTTTTTATTCCCGATGCAAGGATTGGTTGGTATTTGCCGGCTGTTCGCGAAGCATCAAAATTTCTGAGTAGAGAAAAGATTGATGCTATAGTTTCAATTGGTCCGCCACACACAACTCATCTGGTTGCAAAAAAATTATCTTGCAAATTTGGAATTCCTTTCTTCCCTGTCTTCATTGATCCCTGGGTTGACATTGCTTATTACAGAAACTTCAAAAGGAACAAACTGACTTTATTCATTGATAATTATTTGGAAAAATCTGTTATAGAAAAATCAGCAAAAGTAATTTTTGTGACCCAGTCAATGAAGGAAGATTACCTGAATAAGTATCCTCAGATAAAGGATAAATCTTATGTTCTTTACTGGGGTTATAATGAGGATGATTTTAGAAGCCTACCCCTAAATCCCCTTCCTAAGGAAGGGGACTTTTTAAATTTTAAAGTTATTGTTCATGCTGGAAATATTTTTGATTATCAGAATCCTGAAATGCTATGGAAGGAAGTTGCAGTAAGAGTGAAGCAAGGCGAAAAATTCAAAATTAGATTCATTGGAACAGTGTCGCCATTGATTAAACAATCAATCAGGAATTACGGCCTGGAATCAATTACTGAATATGTTGGCTTTCTTCCTTACAAAGAAATGTTGACAGAACTTTTCAAAGCTGATTATCTGCTGGTTTGTGCAACTGAGAAAAGACATGTGCCGGGTAAACTCTTTGAATATATTAGAATTGGTAAACCAATAATTGCATTTGGGAATGACAACAAGGAGGTTGAAGATATTTTAACTCAATCCGGACTTGGAAAGTTATTCAGATATGATGAAGAAGCAAAAGAAATTTTTGAGAATGAAATGCAAAGAGAGATAAACACAGAAAAAGTAAAACAATTTGACAGAAGAGTAATTGCGGAAGAACTGGTGAGAATTTTGGATAATTAA
- a CDS encoding DegT/DnrJ/EryC1/StrS family aminotransferase — MIYYENLFDANSKFFREFREKFEQVINSGWFILGNEVKNFENEFASYHNVKNCIGVASGLDALTLSLSASSIPENSEVIVPSNTYIATILSILHAKLKPVLVEPDIRTYNINPAKIEEKISASTKAIMVVHLYGKSCDMDPIAELCKKYNLILIEDCAQSHGAKYKGKLTGTFGDFGAFSFYPTKNLGALGDAGAVITNNDIYSDRLRKLRNYGSSKKYYNELIGYNSRLDEIQAALLSIKLKYLDQINTHKRKLAKIYSDNLKDDFIKPAIDDNYFDVYHIYNIRHPKRDKLKEYLLKHEIMTEIHYPVPPHKQKALEGILSGEYPIAEEIHNTTLSLPCSFGHSYDDIYRVVEVINKF; from the coding sequence ATGATTTATTACGAAAATCTTTTTGATGCGAATAGTAAATTCTTCAGAGAATTCAGAGAGAAATTTGAGCAGGTAATAAATTCAGGTTGGTTCATTCTTGGTAATGAAGTTAAAAATTTTGAGAATGAATTTGCTTCATATCATAATGTTAAAAATTGTATTGGAGTAGCGTCAGGATTAGATGCCTTAACGCTTTCTCTTTCCGCCAGCAGTATTCCTGAAAATAGTGAGGTTATTGTACCTTCTAATACTTATATAGCTACAATTCTTTCTATTTTGCATGCTAAGCTTAAGCCGGTTCTCGTTGAACCGGACATTCGGACTTATAATATTAATCCGGCAAAAATTGAAGAGAAAATATCTGCTTCAACAAAAGCAATAATGGTTGTACATCTTTATGGCAAAAGTTGCGATATGGATCCTATAGCTGAACTTTGTAAAAAATATAATTTGATTTTGATTGAGGATTGTGCACAATCTCACGGGGCAAAATACAAGGGTAAATTAACCGGCACATTTGGAGATTTTGGTGCGTTCAGTTTTTATCCGACAAAAAATCTTGGGGCATTGGGTGATGCCGGAGCAGTCATAACAAATAATGATATTTATTCTGATAGATTACGAAAACTTCGAAACTATGGCTCTTCTAAAAAATATTATAATGAACTTATCGGTTATAATTCGAGACTTGATGAAATTCAAGCCGCTTTGCTTTCTATTAAGTTAAAATATCTTGATCAGATAAATACACATAAAAGAAAGCTCGCAAAAATTTATTCGGACAATCTTAAAGATGATTTTATAAAACCCGCTATAGATGATAATTATTTTGATGTCTATCATATTTATAATATCAGACACCCAAAGAGAGATAAACTTAAAGAATATTTGTTAAAGCATGAAATAATGACTGAGATTCATTACCCGGTTCCGCCTCATAAACAAAAAGCATTAGAGGGAATCTTATCTGGTGAATATCCAATTGCTGAGGAAATTCATAATACTACTTTAAGTTTACCTTGTTCATTTGGACATAGTTATGATGACATTTATCGTGTGGTTGAGGTGATAAATAAATTTTAA
- a CDS encoding sugar 3,4-ketoisomerase, with protein MAKLIQLKTFSDKRGNLTVIEDQIPFEIKRVFYIYGVDDSVRGGHRHKTTRQAAVCIHGSCIVSNNDGTKKEDFLLDHPSKCLILETYDWHTMHHFSSDAVLLVFANTKFDPNDYIFEEYK; from the coding sequence ATGGCTAAACTTATTCAGTTAAAAACATTCTCTGATAAGAGAGGAAACCTTACAGTAATTGAAGACCAGATTCCTTTTGAAATTAAAAGAGTCTTTTACATTTATGGCGTAGATGATTCAGTGCGCGGTGGGCACAGACATAAAACAACCAGGCAAGCTGCAGTTTGCATTCACGGCAGTTGCATCGTTTCAAATAATGATGGGACAAAAAAAGAAGATTTCCTTTTAGATCACCCAAGTAAATGTTTAATACTTGAGACTTATGATTGGCACACGATGCACCACTTTTCTTCAGATGCTGTATTATTAGTCTTTGCGAATACCAAATTCGACCCAAACGATTATATCTTCGAAGAATATAAATGA
- a CDS encoding methionine biosynthesis protein MetW, producing the protein MSIDTPSINDNRNYNYSGFEGFQRKDYNDIIELIKPNSKILDLGCGNGALMLRLIKERNSFVKGIEISGSGVEICKSKGLNVIRGRIDESLPFEEDEFDYSICHITIQMVMYPEVLLREMKRVSKFQIVSFPNFAFYKNRLELFFKGRMPKKMLFGYSWYNTGHIHQLSIQDFEEFIRNIGGFEIIQRSFIKSDTFKDKLVVLWPNLLIQFPIYLLRKTNETN; encoded by the coding sequence ATGAGTATTGACACGCCATCAATAAATGACAACCGTAACTATAATTACTCTGGATTTGAAGGTTTCCAAAGAAAAGATTACAATGATATTATAGAATTAATCAAACCTAATTCAAAAATTCTTGATCTTGGTTGTGGCAATGGTGCTTTAATGCTAAGACTCATTAAAGAGAGGAATAGCTTTGTTAAAGGCATAGAAATTTCCGGAAGTGGAGTTGAAATATGCAAATCAAAAGGTCTCAATGTAATTCGTGGAAGAATAGATGAATCCCTACCTTTTGAAGAGGATGAATTTGACTACTCAATTTGTCATATAACTATTCAGATGGTGATGTATCCCGAAGTATTATTAAGAGAAATGAAGAGAGTTTCTAAATTTCAGATTGTATCGTTCCCCAATTTTGCATTTTATAAAAACCGATTGGAATTATTCTTTAAAGGAAGGATGCCCAAGAAAATGCTTTTTGGATATAGTTGGTATAATACCGGCCATATTCATCAGCTATCAATACAAGATTTTGAAGAATTTATCAGGAATATCGGTGGATTCGAGATTATCCAAAGATCGTTTATTAAAAGCGATACTTTTAAAGATAAACTTGTTGTTTTATGGCCCAATTTACTTATACAGTTTCCTATTTATCTTCTGAGAAAAACTAATGAAACTAATTGA